In Nitrosophilus labii, the following proteins share a genomic window:
- the xseA gene encoding exodeoxyribonuclease VII large subunit, with product MIKFHNFLQGDKLKILSVSEFNEKIKNLLESHFLEVYVEGEISRPTYHTSGHLYFSLKDKGSTLKCVMFRSFASKLDFRLEDGQKVIASGRVSVYKPRGEYQLYATTIVPSGAGSLALAYEQLKKRLQAKGYFDKTFKKKIPKYIDKIALVTSKTGAALQDMLKVINRRWPLLKVYIINTLVQGKDAAEDIASSVKFADTLGVDLIIVGRGGGSLEDLWTFNEEVVADAIFEAKTPIVSAVGHEIDFLISDLVADLRAPTPSAAIEMVLPDRLEKLMYIDSLQEQIQNSMHKVMRDKFDLLRHLLSSFEHNSPKKRVEFYLKEIEALKKQLKSSVEFYLQRKESLPKELRLAFTQSIKQCLIHKEHESESLKERLSVAFESKKVKKGFAQVIKNAKVVDLEELSIGDIFELQTQQIKIEAKVLKKEDI from the coding sequence TTGATAAAATTCCATAATTTTTTACAAGGAGATAAACTGAAGATATTAAGCGTAAGCGAGTTTAATGAAAAGATAAAAAATCTTTTAGAGAGCCATTTTTTAGAGGTTTATGTAGAGGGGGAGATAAGCAGACCCACTTATCATACCAGCGGCCATCTTTATTTTAGTTTAAAAGACAAAGGGAGTACTTTAAAATGCGTGATGTTTAGAAGTTTTGCATCAAAACTCGATTTTAGACTAGAAGATGGACAAAAGGTAATTGCAAGCGGTAGAGTTAGCGTTTATAAACCAAGAGGCGAATATCAGCTTTACGCTACTACGATAGTTCCTTCCGGGGCAGGATCGTTGGCTTTGGCTTATGAGCAGCTAAAAAAGAGGTTGCAAGCTAAAGGGTATTTTGACAAAACATTTAAAAAAAAGATACCAAAATATATAGACAAGATAGCGTTAGTTACTTCAAAAACGGGTGCGGCGTTGCAGGATATGTTAAAAGTTATAAACAGAAGATGGCCTCTTTTGAAAGTTTATATTATAAATACGTTGGTTCAGGGTAAAGATGCCGCCGAAGATATAGCTAGCTCCGTAAAATTTGCCGATACGTTGGGAGTAGATCTTATCATAGTAGGTAGAGGCGGTGGGAGTTTAGAAGATCTTTGGACGTTTAATGAAGAGGTGGTTGCAGATGCGATATTTGAAGCCAAAACTCCTATAGTTTCGGCTGTAGGCCATGAGATAGACTTTTTAATAAGTGATCTAGTTGCGGATCTAAGAGCTCCGACACCAAGTGCGGCAATAGAGATGGTTTTGCCTGATAGGTTAGAAAAACTTATGTATATAGACTCACTGCAAGAGCAGATTCAAAACTCAATGCATAAAGTTATGAGAGACAAATTTGATTTATTAAGACATCTTTTATCCTCTTTTGAACACAATTCGCCTAAAAAAAGAGTCGAGTTTTATTTGAAAGAGATAGAAGCTCTAAAAAAGCAGTTAAAGAGTTCCGTTGAATTTTATCTACAAAGAAAAGAGTCTCTGCCAAAAGAGTTGAGATTAGCTTTTACTCAAAGTATCAAACAGTGTTTGATCCATAAAGAGCACGAATCTGAAAGTTTAAAAGAGAGATTATCAGTTGCATTTGAATCAAAAAAGGTTAAAAAAGGTTTTGCACAAGTTATAAAAAACGCTAAAGTAGTTGATCTTGAAGAGTTATCTATTGGCGATATATTTGAGCTCCAAACCCAACAGATAAAGATAGAGGCAAAAGTGCTAAAAAAAGAGGATATTTAA
- a CDS encoding c-type cytochrome, which translates to MKKMLIIIFLITTMFADIDLTKKGEIIFKKLNCHICHKIDDDAASIGPSITTIATHYLGNERRLVKFLKGEAKPIIDPARFEIMKPQLYKTKHMTFDEYRALSYYLTNFHKNR; encoded by the coding sequence ATGAAAAAAATGTTAATTATAATATTTTTAATAACAACGATGTTCGCCGATATCGATTTGACAAAAAAAGGAGAAATAATTTTTAAAAAATTAAATTGTCATATATGCCACAAAATAGATGACGATGCGGCGAGCATAGGACCTTCTATCACGACTATAGCGACCCACTATCTTGGAAATGAGAGGAGATTAGTAAAGTTTTTAAAAGGAGAAGCAAAACCTATAATAGATCCGGCTAGATTCGAAATTATGAAACCTCAACTCTATAAAACAAAACATATGACGTTTGATGAATATAGAGCTCTTTCATACTATCTAACAAATTTTCATAAAAATAGATAA
- a CDS encoding EAL domain-containing protein: MKINNLKLKLIFIFLVPAIGMIYFSSQYVYEKFEQYLDTKYLEKGVEYTKSSTLLIKELQKERGLSISSLISDNVDFQKRLKRQIENTEDAFKRYKKSLFDFDYVKDDILIKDILKKYKKIYEFRKKVEQKNISIFEILDFYSDIVSELIDSTNILNRRFINETFFKYIISFKDILKLSEISGKERALISYFLESKNQNVVYRLMRLESEFEEIYKRFKNEAPIRIVVIYQNIMKYKVENSFQKLKKKIVFENIYDISAIKWWELSTKYIDNLYKISNAILDTVLYLKGSLKKDAIYYLIISLVLWISSIVALYGLIYIITKLLEKFEEFVSIIEREKKLYKIFAEFSETIIYHQEEKTILNSLSYLLFKTEKFKYIWIGEVKKDRVEPILSDNISIDIIKKEEFLSNPPESKLLNYVEKAIKSGNYNITTPLKKNSILYEDVESLAIFPIYRSSKIEYVLIIAATKESAFDAKIIDLINKMVNALSFALEKIEIQKEEEKLKEELKIASYAFNTHEAITITDIHGKIIRVNDAFTRITGYSKDEVIGKNPSILKSGKHDKAFYTEMWDKIRKDGYWKGEIYNKRKNGEIYPEMLSISAVKNDNGEVTHYIAHFFDISDLKEAQKSVEHRAYHDPLTDVFNRQKLLDELKKIYKEAKRKGFYNAFLFIDLDNFKHINDYYNHEIGDKVLIEFVKRLKKIKKESDIVARIAGDEFAYIAYNISDDKSLAIKKASILVEKIKDIFSETLDIEGHRIELSFSIGIKIFPDNENSFKDVIVNADIAMYHAKKNGKNQFYFFNEALDIESKQFLIVKNELTQAIKSREIILHYQPKVTVNDNKVVGFEALVRWDHPKKGLLYPDQFLYVTSGNRLVFDLGDYVLKEVCNQIKLWEEEFENFDKKISINISAEQFNHQNFEKNVKKILKECDIDPKYLEFEIVEDALLKNGERAIKIINRFKKIGINFSIDDFGKGYSSINYLKTLPVDYIKIDRDFVIDIFKDKNREIVKMIIQTSKIFGLKTVAEGIEKEETLGYLKDIGCDLYQGFYFSRPLSPSQIKKFLR, translated from the coding sequence TTGAAGATAAATAATTTAAAATTGAAACTAATTTTTATATTTTTAGTTCCTGCAATTGGAATGATATATTTTTCTTCACAGTATGTATATGAAAAGTTTGAGCAGTATCTTGATACGAAATATTTGGAAAAAGGGGTGGAATACACAAAATCTAGTACTCTTTTAATAAAAGAGTTGCAAAAAGAGCGGGGACTTAGTATATCTTCTCTTATAAGCGACAATGTTGATTTTCAAAAAAGACTTAAACGGCAAATAGAAAATACTGAAGATGCTTTTAAACGTTATAAAAAATCTCTTTTTGATTTTGATTACGTAAAAGATGATATATTGATAAAAGATATTTTAAAAAAGTATAAAAAGATATACGAGTTCAGAAAAAAGGTTGAGCAAAAAAATATCTCGATTTTCGAAATTTTAGATTTTTATAGCGATATCGTCAGCGAACTAATCGACAGTACGAATATATTAAACAGAAGATTTATCAATGAAACGTTTTTTAAATATATTATTAGCTTTAAAGATATTTTGAAACTTAGCGAAATAAGCGGAAAAGAGCGTGCGCTTATATCCTATTTTCTAGAGAGCAAGAACCAAAATGTGGTTTATCGTTTAATGAGACTTGAGAGTGAGTTTGAGGAGATATATAAAAGATTTAAAAATGAAGCTCCGATTCGGATAGTCGTTATATATCAAAATATTATGAAATATAAGGTAGAGAATAGTTTCCAAAAGTTAAAGAAAAAGATAGTTTTTGAAAATATATATGATATTTCGGCGATAAAGTGGTGGGAACTTTCTACCAAATATATAGATAATCTTTATAAGATAAGTAATGCTATTTTGGATACAGTCTTATATCTAAAAGGCAGCTTGAAGAAAGATGCTATATACTATCTTATAATAAGCCTTGTTTTATGGATATCCTCTATAGTCGCTCTATATGGACTAATCTATATCATTACCAAATTGTTAGAGAAGTTTGAAGAGTTTGTATCTATCATAGAAAGAGAAAAAAAGCTCTATAAAATATTTGCCGAGTTTTCCGAAACGATCATATATCATCAAGAAGAGAAGACAATTTTAAATTCATTGAGTTATCTTCTTTTTAAAACCGAAAAATTTAAATATATATGGATAGGAGAGGTAAAAAAAGATCGAGTTGAGCCAATCTTATCCGATAATATTTCAATAGATATTATAAAAAAAGAGGAGTTTTTATCAAATCCTCCCGAATCCAAACTGTTAAACTATGTTGAAAAAGCTATAAAAAGCGGAAACTATAATATAACGACTCCTTTAAAAAAGAACTCCATTTTATACGAAGATGTAGAGTCTTTAGCGATTTTTCCCATATATAGATCTAGTAAAATTGAGTATGTTTTGATAATTGCAGCTACAAAAGAGAGTGCCTTTGATGCAAAAATTATCGACCTTATAAACAAAATGGTAAATGCGCTGTCGTTTGCTCTAGAAAAGATAGAGATACAAAAAGAGGAAGAGAAACTAAAAGAGGAATTAAAAATAGCAAGCTACGCCTTTAATACGCATGAGGCCATAACTATAACGGACATTCATGGGAAGATTATTAGGGTAAATGATGCGTTTACTAGAATAACCGGTTATAGTAAAGATGAGGTTATAGGCAAAAATCCAAGTATATTAAAATCCGGAAAGCATGATAAGGCTTTTTATACCGAGATGTGGGATAAAATAAGAAAAGATGGATATTGGAAAGGGGAGATATACAATAAAAGAAAAAATGGCGAGATTTATCCGGAGATGCTCTCTATAAGTGCGGTTAAAAACGATAATGGAGAAGTGACCCACTATATAGCGCACTTTTTTGATATAAGTGATCTAAAAGAGGCTCAAAAGAGCGTAGAACACAGAGCTTATCATGATCCGCTAACGGATGTTTTTAACAGGCAAAAACTTTTGGACGAGTTGAAAAAGATATATAAAGAGGCTAAAAGAAAAGGGTTTTATAACGCATTTTTATTTATTGATTTGGATAATTTTAAACATATAAACGACTACTACAATCACGAAATAGGGGATAAAGTCTTAATAGAATTCGTAAAAAGATTAAAAAAGATCAAAAAAGAGAGCGATATAGTTGCAAGAATAGCTGGAGACGAGTTTGCGTATATAGCTTACAATATTAGCGACGATAAAAGTTTGGCAATCAAAAAAGCCTCTATTTTAGTAGAAAAAATAAAAGATATCTTTTCCGAGACGCTAGATATAGAAGGACATAGGATAGAACTATCGTTTAGTATAGGTATCAAAATTTTTCCTGATAACGAAAACAGTTTTAAAGATGTTATCGTAAATGCTGATATAGCAATGTATCATGCTAAGAAGAATGGGAAAAATCAGTTTTATTTCTTTAATGAGGCGCTTGATATAGAGTCTAAACAGTTTTTAATAGTTAAAAATGAGTTGACTCAGGCTATAAAAAGTAGAGAAATTATCTTACATTATCAGCCAAAAGTTACCGTAAACGACAACAAAGTCGTAGGCTTTGAAGCGTTAGTAAGATGGGATCATCCTAAAAAAGGTCTTTTATATCCGGATCAGTTTTTATACGTCACTTCTGGTAATAGGCTTGTTTTTGATCTTGGAGATTACGTTTTAAAAGAGGTTTGCAATCAGATAAAACTATGGGAAGAGGAGTTTGAAAACTTTGATAAAAAAATCTCTATAAATATTTCCGCTGAGCAGTTTAATCATCAAAATTTTGAGAAAAATGTAAAAAAGATCTTAAAAGAGTGTGATATTGATCCAAAATATTTAGAGTTTGAAATAGTTGAAGATGCTCTTTTGAAAAACGGTGAAAGAGCTATTAAAATAATAAATAGATTTAAAAAGATTGGAATTAACTTTAGTATAGACG